One region of Salvia miltiorrhiza cultivar Shanhuang (shh) chromosome 3, IMPLAD_Smil_shh, whole genome shotgun sequence genomic DNA includes:
- the LOC131014981 gene encoding LOW QUALITY PROTEIN: protein WHAT'S THIS FACTOR 9, mitochondrial (The sequence of the model RefSeq protein was modified relative to this genomic sequence to represent the inferred CDS: deleted 1 base in 1 codon) translates to MFNQRRNFINLASAAAYFHPSIHIQARNLVNVKLKWVKDAALDPVVSCGVHLKATCILISLIASAPNLSLPIHRLSRHRRQLGLPSDLKLSTFIRRFPNIFQEFHLPDSSGTPVPWYRLSPEASDVCSQELRVVCEDCYVDILNRLRKLLMLTRERLLPLQTIDQLWWDLGLPFDFGDKFIRKHPDLFSLVKLPDDRVGLKLLVWDDRLALSHLESRSSISLRKNESLMFPIGFTRGFGLKKKCMEWLNEWQKLPYTSPYADASHLDPRTDVAEKRLVGVFHELLHLTIHKKIERKNVSNLRTPLAMPQKFTKAFERHPEIFYISKKGATQTVVLREGYDRGQLIEKHPLADIRDKYSSMMKSGFLDRSRGVYKRERKGSEDEVVRVPLGGRRSRFEFEFESESEADCNVLSEYESDETALAILGV, encoded by the exons ATGTTCAACCAAAGGCGGAATTTCATCAATCTTGCTTCCGCCGCCGCCTACTTCCACCCGTCCATCCACATTCAGGCGCGCAATCTCGTCAACGTGAAGCTCAAATGGGTAAAAGACGCCGCTCTTGATCCCGTAGTTTCTTGCGGCGTTCACCTCAAAGCTACTTGTATCCTCATCTCTCTCATAGCCTCCgcccccaatctctctctcccCATCCACCGCCTCTCCCGCCACCGCCGCCAGCTCGGCCTCCCTTCCGACCTCAAACTCTCCACCTTCATCCGTCGCTTCCCCAACATTTTCCAAGAGTTTCATCTCCCTGATTCTAGCGGTACCCCTGTTCCGTGGTACAGATTATCGCCTGAAGCGTCGGATGTTTGCTCTCAAGAACTGCGTGTTGTGTGTGAGGATTGCTACGTGGATATCTTGAACAGGCTCCGGAAACTGCTTATGCTCACGAGGGAGAGATTGCTCCCTCTGCAGACAATCGATCAGCTATGGTGGGATTTAGGGTTACCTTTCGATTTTGGGGATAAGTTTATCCGGAAGCATCCGGATTTGTTTTCGTTA GTGAAGCTGCCCGATGATCGTGTGGGATTGAAACTGCTAGTTTGGGATGATCGTTTGGCATTGTCCCATTTGGAGTCAAGGAGCTCGATTAGTTTGAGAAAGAACGAGTCTTTGATGTTTCCGATCGGATTCACAAGGGGTTTTGGGTTGAAGAAGAAGTGTATGGAGTGGTTGAATGAGTGGCAGAAGCTGCCTTACACTAGCCCGTATGCTGACGCGTCGCATTTGGATCCGAGGACGGATGTGGCCGAGAAGAGGCTTGTTGGAGTGTTTCATGAGCTTCTCCATCTCACAATACACAAGAAGATTGAGAGGAAGAATGTGAGCAACCTTCGAACGCCTCTGGCCATGCCTCAGAAGTTCACCAAGGCGTTTGAAAGGCATCCGGAGATCTTTTACATATCGAAGAAGGGCGCAACACAGACTGTTGTTCTCAGGGAGGGGTACGATCGGGGACAGCTGATTGAGAAGCACCCACTGGCTGATATTCGGGATAAGTATTCGAGCATGATGAAGAGTGGATTTTTGGATAGAAGCCGGGGAGTGTATAAGAGGGAGAGGAAGGGTTCTGAGGATGAAGTGGTGAGGGTTCCTCTTGGTGGAAGAAGAAGTAGGTTTGAGTTTGAGTTCGAGTCTGAATCAGAGGCAGATTGTAATGTGCTTTCAGAATATGAATCTGATGAAACTG CTTTAGCAATTTTGGGCGTATGA